The Methanosarcina barkeri MS DNA window AAATCTTCACCCCAGTGGATCGATCTATTGACACCCCCAATATCCTCAATCGCTCTCCGAAGATAAAGCGAATTTCCTCCACCATACAGGCCGCGCCTTTTCTTGATTCGATCTTCGATTATCAATTTCCAATGGTTAAAGTAAAGATGAACAACCGGACCTCCATCAGGAGGTGCTATATTTTCTGGCCAGACCGTGCGCACTCGATCGTCATAATTGAAGCATTCAACTGCGTTACGGAGCCAGTTGTTATGGGGAATAATGATATCTGAGTCAAAAAGCGCTACAATCTCGCCAGTTGCCTTTTCAACTCCCGTTTGTCGTGCACTCCCCAGGAGTCCTGAATCGAAGAATATTTTACTGGTATATTTTTTAGCTATTTCGATTGTCTTATCTTTTGAATTTCCGTCTACAATGATAATCTCGACACTTGGGTAATCCTGATTGGCAATGCTACTAAGGCACTTTTCTATAGTATCTTCGTTATTCAGTGTTGGAATACAAAAAGATACTTTTGGTAGATTATTTAAGTCAATAATACTTCCATTCTGTTGCAATTCCGGCGATTCTACGATGATATATTCATCGTCATATGGAAAATCTGTGATAGCTGGATTTTCTACCATCAATTATTCACTCCAGGTACTTTTTGAGAACTTTCGACAGATGATGCTATAAGATGTCCACCTACCCGGCATCCCCCTTCCTTGCCCAGCGCCTGCTGGAAGATGCTCGTCGATCGCTCCTAACTCAGTGATTTAACGAAATTTCTTGCTATCTTCCTCCCAGGTTCTATATCCTCAGTCTCGGTAAGCTCCATTGATTTTTCGAGGACCGCATTAGCCGATTCCGCATAGAGAGCTCCGTTCATCTCGCCAAACTTCTTTATGCGGTTCGGGAGACTCGTCGCAATTTTCTCCTAATAACTCCCGTTATGCACTATGAGCAATTATGTTAATTTCAAGCGTAAACTATGGTAGTATTTTATAACAAAGACTTTAAATTATTATCAAATTTTTCAGTAATACTATCCCAACTTAAATCATGCACATAAGAATATGCTTTTTCACCTTCAGCTTCGATTTTATTTGTCTTGGCAAGCCCAATTGCTTTTTCTAATGTAGGAGTTACGCAGTTGGCTCCTAGCATATTGTTTTTTCCAAACTTTCAAATATTTGAATTAATTTAACGTGTATTGGGGATTCCTTAAGTATTCTGTCACTGCCACTCTTCTAATTTTCATAGCACTTTCAAACCAGGATATTCCACTTTTGATTCTTTGTAATTCCAGTCTAAGAAAAGCTCTTAATGAGAACATTATATGTGCTCTTTGTGATTCTTCCTTTCTTGCCTGACATTTTTCGACACCACAGAACTGTTTTATTCCCCTATGATATTCCTCAATTTTCCATGACTTCTTTGCCAAATCTTCACGTTTTGCTTCATCCATCTCTTGCACATCTGTAACCCAGTGTTGCGTGTCTCCATTTTTTGAAACTATCCTAAACACCTTTACAAATCCATATGCTTTGAGGTGAACCACACGTCCTTTTGGAGGAATATCTACTGTTTCAAGTGGCACATTTCCCTTGTTGTCAGGATTTACCAAACGATTATTTTTCAATCTTGTAAGGAAATGCCACTCTTTCTGTCTAATGGCTTTAAGGTTTTTCACACTTGCATACCATGTATCAAATAAAACGAATTTGGGATTAAAACCACGTTCTTCGGCCTTGTCAAGCATATCACGGAAATGGTCATTCTTTGTTTTGTCGTCTACATCGATGTTATAAATTCGAAAATCGATAGGTATAACGGTTGTACCGTCAGTCCAAACTAAGGTAACCAGGCCTATTCCCTTTACAGTACGATGATGTTTTCCACTCCACATACGACGAACAAAAGCAATTTCTTCTGCGTATGGTTTATCTAATGTTGAATCATCAACAATTAGGTATCCTCCCTTAAGCTTGACATAACTTTTTACTTCCTCCCATAGTGCTTCCGTGTCTGGAGGTTGCCTTTGAAGGCAACGAGTAAAAGCATCATGAGAAGGAGCATTAGCTATGTCTGGATAACATCTAGCAGCTTCAGTACAGCTAAAAACGTTAGAAGCCGCAATGAGAAAATTAATGTAGTCAATGTCGGTACACTTAGGTGGATTTATGTCCATAACTCCGTACGTTTTTAGAGAAACACTAAGCCATAAGTATATTTATAAAGATATCAAGTTTTCGGCATTTTAACTGCGTAAGTCCTATAATGTATTAGTTGAATCTTCAATATAATTAATCCCACTGTCAAATCCAAACTCCTTCTGCACCCCAGGAAGGTTAGTTGCAATAATCGGCTTCCCTAAAGCCATATATTCATATAACTTAATCGGGACAACATCCTTCATAATTTCATTTTTATAAGCTGGCAAAAGGCATATATCAGCAGCAGCAATGTGCTCTGGGATTTCTTCAAACGGAATTTTCCCTGTTAATATTAACTTTCCATCCAAGTTTTTTTTGGATCTCATTTTGAGCAGTGGCTTATATAGATCCCCATCGCCGACTATCATTAATTTGATGTTTTCATTCTCATTGGCAGAAAGACTCTCTGCAACTTCCTTCATTCCGGAGAAGTCGTATATCCATCCCATAAAGAATAACAATAGATCATCTTTCTTAACTCCATACTTTGCTCTAATAGATGATCCGTCTACTTTGGGATTGAATTTTTCAAGATCTAAACCTGCTGTAATTATAGATATTTTATTGATATCTCCACCCATTTCAATGATATAGTCTTCTAATCCTTTATTTATGACAAAGATCTTATCTGCGCCTTTAATTGTCTGTTTTTCTAATTGTTTTGCAATTATTTGCATATATTCGCTTGGTAGCAGCTTATGCAAATGATCTATGACATAATATATAAAAGGTATATTGTGCTTTTTTGCTTGTTGCAAACCAATATATGAATTAAGAATACCAAATGCTATTATTACGTCTGGCTTAAACTCTTGAATTTGCCTTTTAATTTCTTTATTGTGAAAATAAGGAATAGTTGCCATATCAAGAATTGGAACTTTGATCATCCCTGGCCTGATAAGAGTAATATCAGCTTCCTTGAATACCTTATAAGCTCTATTGATTTCTTTCCGGCCAGTAAGTACTTTTTTTTCTTTATCTTCTTTCCAGAGAAACTCGTAATCAATTACTCTTATCTTATGACCTTTCAATGCCATTCTATCCATCAGATGATGCTGTTGATGAGGACCTCTTTTAATCCAATCTGTTTCCTGAAGCAGTAAAATATTCATTTAGCATCACCAGAATTCGGCACTTTTCTCAATATTTTCCCAGTTTTCATTAAACCAAATGTGCACATTTTTCAGGCCATCCTCAAATTTCATCTGAGGTTTGTATCCAAGTACTCTATTAGCCTTATCCACACAGGAGAGAAGTTTTGTTTTTACATCCCAGTCTCTGCGTTCTTTGAAAGTAACTGCAGCTTTGTTATTCGTCAATTCATTCACAACTGTTGCCATTTTGATGACCTGGTGGTCAGTCCCGGAACCAAGGTTAAAAGCTTCGCCGATAGCTTCTTCTTCGATACCCATAGCAACCAGACCATTGACGATGTCTCCCACATAAGTCCAGTCTCTTGTTTCCGTTCCTTTGCCTGTAATGGGAAGTGGCATTCCTTTCATTGCCCAGTAGAAAAAGTTTGGAATCACATTTCGATATTTCCCGGGGACTTCTCCTGGCCCATAGGAGTTAAAGAAACGAGCGTTTACAGTAGGCATATTATAAAGGTTGTGGAAATAATTTGTATAAAGTTCACCCAGGAGTTTGGTTACTTGGTAAGGTGTGTGAAGACTTATTGAGATATCCTGCTCTTCAAAAGGCATTTTTGAATCAAGACCATAGACTCCACACCCAGATGAGGAGTAAACAAAACGTTTTACATTAACAAGTTGAGCGTATTGAAGAACTTTGAGAATCCCAATACCATTGATCATAAGATCTTTCTCAGGATTATCAACAGAATTTTGGTTTGCAAAATGAGCAGCGAGATGGAAAACATAGTCAGGTTTTTCTTTAAAGACCCGCTTCAGCAGTTCATCATTCAAAATGCTCCCTTTAACAAAAAAAATATTCTCTGCCTTCGGTATATTCCATTCATAAGAAGAGGAGAGATCATCTAATATGATAACTTTATGCGCATTCATCTCCGAAAGTTTTCGGCAGAGGTTTCCACCAATGGCACCAGCTCCTCCAGTAACAAGTATAGTTTTCCCTTCATAATCATTTGTATAGTCTCTCATTTTATTCACCAACTAGTAGTATTTCCTCATTCAGTTTGATTACTTCAATTCTTCTCCTTAGTTGCAAGTCTACATATATCTACAATTAATCTTGCTGCATTTCCATTGCCATAGGGATTACTCCAATTATTCTCCTTAACAGCATTCTTAGCAGAGTTTAGAATTACCAATGGATTTACACCAGCTAAGACATTCGATCCTACTTCCAGCGTTTCTGGGCGTTCAGTATTATCCCTTAATGTGATACAAGGTACTCTTAGTATACAGGTCTCTTCTTGTAGACCTCCAGAATCCGTTAACACAAATTTAGCATTAGCCTCTAACTGAAGAAATTCAAGAAATCCCTGTGGTGGAATAACATCAATTCCTTCAAGAGAAAGACCTAACTTTTCAACCATTTTTTCCGTTCTTGGATGAATTGGAAAAACAATTGGAAGTGAGAAATAGTCCTTGATTAATTTTAATCCTATTATAATTCCTTCTAACCTTTTTTTAATATCGACATTCTCAGCTCGATGAAAGGTAACAAGAATATAATTTTTGGGAAATAAATGGAAATCTTTCAGAGTATTTATTTTTTCTTTTGCAATTTTAATATTCTGATATACAGCATCAACAACCGTATTTCCTGTTACAAAAATTTTTTCAGGCTCGATCCCTTCTTTTATTAATTGTTGAGATGAAGTCTCAGTTGGTGCAAAAAGGTAATCAGAAATATGATCTGAAACAATGCGATTTATCTCTTCTGGCATACTGTGGTCAAAGCTCCTTAGACCAGCCTCAACGTGACCAACTTTAATATTTAATTTAGCCGCCACGAGACTTCCTGAAAGAACTGTATTGGTATCTCCCTGCACCAGAACAATATCTGGTTGCGTTTTAAGTAGAACATTTTCAATGCCCAACATTATTTTACCGGTCTGAGATGCATGAGTTCCAGAGCCTGCATCTAAGTTGTATTCAGGCTGTGGAAGATTTAATATATCAAAAAAAATACGATCCATTTCATAGGAATAATGTTGGCCAGTGTGAAGTATAAAATAGTCCAGATTTTGTTCTTCACACTCTTTTATAATAGGAGACATTTTGATAATTTCTGGTCTCGTACCGAGAATGATACCAATCATTACTATTAACACCTTTAACGATCTTTATTTGTTTATCACTTTCAGTCATCAATGCCTAAAACTTAACAAATTTTTAATATTTTAATAAAGTGAATCGGAGTTGGCAGCTCTGAAATTGAAATTTAGGTTCAGAATTGGTATCTCGGGAGAATTATACAAACATGAAGCCCTAATTTCTCTACACTGCCTGAAAAGTTGAATTTATAAATGACCACTCACCTCCATAAAGAAATTAAGTCGTCCTCGCCTCCCGCAAAATTGCAGATATCGAATGCAGTAAGAGACCTGTCAAAGCCATGAAACTCCCTACGATAATACACAGAATCATGAACATGGTCGGTCCGAAGTCCAAGCTTTTTCCCACCGTGAAGTCCTGCAAGAAAAGAATGCCCAGAATAAGACCGCCTATTCCAAGAACCGATCCAGGAACTGTAAGGTAACAAAGAGGTTTGTTGAACTCAATATCTTTTAAAATCATTAGAAGAACTCCCAAACCGTGTTTTATTGGGTGTTCGGTTGAACAGTCAACGTCATATCGGACTCCAATTTCAACTTCGGCTATGCGAAGGTCGGATTTGCCTGCATCTGCAAGCATTTCGCTTTCTATGGCCATTCCCTGGGCTTTGAAGCGGAAAGCATCTTTTGTTGAAGCTGAAAAGGCACGGAAGCCACTCTGGGAATCGGTAATATGGAGCCCGGAGTTTAGCTTGGTAGCCCCGTCGAGAATAGTCTGGCCGACACGGCGATAAGAAGGAGTATTTTTGTCTAGGCCGTTTAAGTACCTGCTACCGTTGACAATATCGGCTTCACCTTTAATAATAGGATCTACAAGTTTCGGTATTTCGGCAGGGTTGTGCTGACCATCGGAATCCATGGTAACTATTATATCCGCACCTAGGTCATCTGCGGCTGCAAATCCGGTCTTGAGGGCTGCACCTTTCCCTTTGTTTACTTCATGAACAATTACCTCAGCTCCTGCTTTCCTTGCAATATCGGCCGTCCTGTCCGAACTTCCATCATCGACCACGATTACGCTGTCGGCATAATATCTGGTAAGTAGGACTACACTCCCAATGGAAATTTCTTCATTGAAGGCAGGAAGGATCACTGTGACATTCTGCGGAGCTGTACTCTTAGCACGTGTGATTTGTTTCTGAGTTACACACTGGTCACTCTTACCCACTAGTCTTTCATTGCTCAATTTGGATGACCCCTAAGCGTAATGGAATATTAGAATGTATTCTAATTAGATATTAAAGGGCATCTAATTTTAATGAGCTAATTCCTGCAGAATCAATTTTGACCTTCAGAACAATGTTTCAGAACTACTTTCGTGTTAAGAAACTTGATTGGTCATCCGAGATTTGGAAACTCAGAGATTCTATTTGAGTTTTGGGATTAGTTCAATAACTATATAATTGTTTAACTTATTTTATTATATTACTTTTTTGTAATTTAATATTAAAAACTAATATATTATTTTATAAAGCTAACACAATAACATAATAAGAAATCAGATATAAGTCTATTGGTAGACCTATTAGTAAAATGAATATAAAGTTATATTATTAAACTAAAAGCTTGAAATAAATAATTCTATAAATCTAAAATAAATCTAAACATTAAAGTAACAATTTCTCCAAAATATAAGATAAAAATTCAAAAAAAGCTATCAGAAAAACTTAAAAACATATATGCACGCATAGTCTGGACGGTCGTTGTATATATGGAAAAGCTCTTCCGATATACCCCAGGCTTGAAGACACTTGCCGCAACTCACAGAGGAACAAAACAAAGAAAAAGAAGAAATAGAAGGCTGAAAACGAAAACTATCTAAAAAAACCCTCTGGATACTTCAGTAGTGTAAAAATTAATATAAAAAGTAATTTGTTTAAAAAATAAAAATGTATAGTTAAAAGTTATTTAGGTAATTGAAATTCATAGACTATCATACTACCTAACAATATTGCTGAATTAAATGTAACGAAGATAAAAAGTAATAAATGAAAAGCATGGAAAAAACAGGAAGGAAACTGGCAGACAAACACATGTGACAGTCAGGTAGCTTCTATCGGAAATAGGTCAAGAGATAAAATACAGATTCATTGGTCATCGGTTAAGGAATTTTCTTACCTGAACGCTATCGATTTTGCATTAAAAACCGGCCTTAAATTTTGGCCTGTTCATATGAAATCGATATCTTGTTCCAACTCCTAATTTCTTAAAATATTTTACAAATGTTGGGGACATTGATGCAATTTGTCACGATTTTTCACTTAACCGAAGGCATTGATTCCACTCCACTTGAAGCTTCAAGATATG harbors:
- the wecB gene encoding non-hydrolyzing UDP-N-acetylglucosamine 2-epimerase, translating into MIGIILGTRPEIIKMSPIIKECEEQNLDYFILHTGQHYSYEMDRIFFDILNLPQPEYNLDAGSGTHASQTGKIMLGIENVLLKTQPDIVLVQGDTNTVLSGSLVAAKLNIKVGHVEAGLRSFDHSMPEEINRIVSDHISDYLFAPTETSSQQLIKEGIEPEKIFVTGNTVVDAVYQNIKIAKEKINTLKDFHLFPKNYILVTFHRAENVDIKKRLEGIIIGLKLIKDYFSLPIVFPIHPRTEKMVEKLGLSLEGIDVIPPQGFLEFLQLEANAKFVLTDSGGLQEETCILRVPCITLRDNTERPETLEVGSNVLAGVNPLVILNSAKNAVKENNWSNPYGNGNAARLIVDICRLATKEKN
- a CDS encoding glycosyltransferase family 2 protein, which gives rise to MSNERLVGKSDQCVTQKQITRAKSTAPQNVTVILPAFNEEISIGSVVLLTRYYADSVIVVDDGSSDRTADIARKAGAEVIVHEVNKGKGAALKTGFAAADDLGADIIVTMDSDGQHNPAEIPKLVDPIIKGEADIVNGSRYLNGLDKNTPSYRRVGQTILDGATKLNSGLHITDSQSGFRAFSASTKDAFRFKAQGMAIESEMLADAGKSDLRIAEVEIGVRYDVDCSTEHPIKHGLGVLLMILKDIEFNKPLCYLTVPGSVLGIGGLILGILFLQDFTVGKSLDFGPTMFMILCIIVGSFMALTGLLLHSISAILREARTT
- a CDS encoding IS701 family transposase, whose protein sequence is MDINPPKCTDIDYINFLIAASNVFSCTEAARCYPDIANAPSHDAFTRCLQRQPPDTEALWEEVKSYVKLKGGYLIVDDSTLDKPYAEEIAFVRRMWSGKHHRTVKGIGLVTLVWTDGTTVIPIDFRIYNIDVDDKTKNDHFRDMLDKAEERGFNPKFVLFDTWYASVKNLKAIRQKEWHFLTRLKNNRLVNPDNKGNVPLETVDIPPKGRVVHLKAYGFVKVFRIVSKNGDTQHWVTDVQEMDEAKREDLAKKSWKIEEYHRGIKQFCGVEKCQARKEESQRAHIMFSLRAFLRLELQRIKSGISWFESAMKIRRVAVTEYLRNPQYTLN
- a CDS encoding glycosyltransferase, translated to MVENPAITDFPYDDEYIIVESPELQQNGSIIDLNNLPKVSFCIPTLNNEDTIEKCLSSIANQDYPSVEIIIVDGNSKDKTIEIAKKYTSKIFFDSGLLGSARQTGVEKATGEIVALFDSDIIIPHNNWLRNAVECFNYDDRVRTVWPENIAPPDGGPVVHLYFNHWKLIIEDRIKKRRGLYGGGNSLYLRRAIEDIGGVNRSIHWGEDFDWAQKLKDRKYKVVYIQDPLYHDTMPSLKVFARKQFIGAKTFTKTGFQLMNLSPYEVFYEQIVLGVKGMLHGLIVERDLSWYLYPVYVSIRLLAYGYTYMVGMKER
- a CDS encoding NAD-dependent epimerase/dehydratase family protein; translated protein: MRDYTNDYEGKTILVTGGAGAIGGNLCRKLSEMNAHKVIILDDLSSSYEWNIPKAENIFFVKGSILNDELLKRVFKEKPDYVFHLAAHFANQNSVDNPEKDLMINGIGILKVLQYAQLVNVKRFVYSSSGCGVYGLDSKMPFEEQDISISLHTPYQVTKLLGELYTNYFHNLYNMPTVNARFFNSYGPGEVPGKYRNVIPNFFYWAMKGMPLPITGKGTETRDWTYVGDIVNGLVAMGIEEEAIGEAFNLGSGTDHQVIKMATVVNELTNNKAAVTFKERRDWDVKTKLLSCVDKANRVLGYKPQMKFEDGLKNVHIWFNENWENIEKSAEFW
- a CDS encoding glycosyltransferase — translated: MNILLLQETDWIKRGPHQQHHLMDRMALKGHKIRVIDYEFLWKEDKEKKVLTGRKEINRAYKVFKEADITLIRPGMIKVPILDMATIPYFHNKEIKRQIQEFKPDVIIAFGILNSYIGLQQAKKHNIPFIYYVIDHLHKLLPSEYMQIIAKQLEKQTIKGADKIFVINKGLEDYIIEMGGDINKISIITAGLDLEKFNPKVDGSSIRAKYGVKKDDLLLFFMGWIYDFSGMKEVAESLSANENENIKLMIVGDGDLYKPLLKMRSKKNLDGKLILTGKIPFEEIPEHIAAADICLLPAYKNEIMKDVVPIKLYEYMALGKPIIATNLPGVQKEFGFDSGINYIEDSTNTL